The proteins below come from a single Zea mays cultivar B73 chromosome 8, Zm-B73-REFERENCE-NAM-5.0, whole genome shotgun sequence genomic window:
- the LOC100383589 gene encoding Anthocyanidin 5,3-O-glucosyltransferase, whose amino-acid sequence MKKTVVLYPGLAVSHFMPMMQLADVLLEEGYAVVVALIDVTNERNTTFAAAIDRAMASSSKLAATFHTLPRIRDPPTVTNDVNLLLGYFEIIRRYNEHLRELLRSIPRQSVHAVVVDSLSNAALDVAAELGVPAYSFFASNASALAVCLQLPWARAEGQPPSFKELGDATVNFHGVPPMPASHLIPEVLEDPGTEIYKAMMNSLSKNLEAGGILVNTFASLEARAVAALKDPHFLAESRLRMPPVYCVGPLVEKAAETKEEHACDACLAWLDEQPELSVVFLCFGSVGSSNHSETQLKEIAVGLERSGQRFLWVVRAPLGDNPEREFGDKADPDLQALLPEGFLERTRGRGLVVKLWAPQVAVLQHKATGAFVTHCGWNSVLEGVMAGVPMLCWPLYAEQKMNKVLMVEELRIGVELAGWHQHGLVKAEELEAKVRLVMEAEEGEQLRARVRAHKGHVWFHETKL is encoded by the coding sequence ATGAAGAAGACCGTGGTTCTCTACCCCGGCCTCGCCGTCAGCCACTTCATGCCCATGATGCAGCTCGCCGACGTCCTCCTGGAAGAAGGCTACGCCGTCGTGGTCGCGCTCATCGACGTCACCAACGAGCGCAACACCACCTTCGCCGCGGCCATCGACCGCGCCATGGCATCATCCTCTAAGCTGGCGGCCACCTTCCACACGCTCCCCCGAATCCGCGACCCTCCCACCGTCACCAACGACGTCAACCTGCTCCTCGGATACTTCGAGATCATACGGCGCTACAACGAGCACCTCCGCGAGCTGCTCCGCTCCATCCCTCGGCAGAGCGTCCACGCGGTGGTCGTGGACTCGCTCTCCAACGCGGCGCTCGACGTCGCGGCCGAGCTCGGCGTCCCGGCCTACAGCTTCTTCGCCTCCAACGCCTCCGCGCTCGCTGTATGCCTCCAGCTCCCCTGGGCCCGTGCGGAAGGCCAGCCGCCGAGCTTCAAGGAGCTAGGAGACGCCACTGTCAACTTCCACGGCGTCCCACCCATGCCGGCTTCTCACCTCATTCCCGAAGTGCTCGAGGACCCCGGCACTGAGATCTACAAGGCGATGATGAACTCGCTGAGCAAGAATCTGGAGGCCGGCGGCATACTGGTGAACACGTTCGCGTCGCTAGAGGCTCGGGCGGTGGCGGCCCTCAAGGACCCGCACTTTCTCGCCGAAAGCAGGCTCAGGATGCCTCCCGTGTACTGCGTCGGGCCACTCGTCGAGAAGGCTGCTGAGACGAAAGAGGAGCACGCGTGTGACGCGTGTCTCGCATGGCTCGACGAGCAACCGGAGCTCAGCGTCGTGTTCCTGTGCTTCGGAAGCGTAGGGTCAAGCAACCACTCGGAGACGCAGCTTAAGGAGATCGCCGTCGGCCTCGAGAGATCCGGCCAGCGGTTCCTCTGGGTGGTGCGAGCTCCTCTCGGCGACAACCCGGAGAGGGAGTTCGGCGACAAGGCTGACCCGGACCTGCAGGCGCTCCTGCCCGAAGGGTTCCTGGAGAGGACCAGAGGGCGCGGCCTTGTCGTCAAGCTATGGGCGCCGCAGGTGGCGGTGCTCCAGCACAAGGCGACGGGCGCGTTCGTGACGCACTGTGGGTGGAACTCTGTGCTGGAGGGGGTCATGGCCGGCGTGCCGATGCTCTGCTGGCCGTTGTATGCGGAGCAGAAGATGAACAAGGTGCTCATGGTGGAGGAGCTACGGATCGGCGTGGAGCTTGCTGGGTGGCACCAGCATGGGTTGGTGAAGGCCGAAGAGCTGGAGGCCAAGGTGAGGCTGGTCATGGAGGCCGAGGAAGGGGAGCAGCTTAGGGCGCGCGTGAGAGCACAcaaagggcatgtttggttccatgagactaaactttag